A window from Culex pipiens pallens isolate TS chromosome 3, TS_CPP_V2, whole genome shotgun sequence encodes these proteins:
- the LOC120418536 gene encoding cubilin homolog, translated as MERLLNWGVFMAVFIVQVTCYYENQPKLISSDGHLIIESAVDRNITISMKGNGFLNVGDLNLLKMLQSLSNVSSSSMVPTSGDSTPIEGSAAQLQYLMNAVKGPFGLLKRVAVLENGTADSNDGIRARGRINNINRRLTALERKVTNLMTKLRENNCKTSPCQNGGTCISLFDSFICQCTKNWEGPTCATDVNECSEFAGTDLGCQNGATCKNTPGSYSCLCASGWQGIHCNSPTKDCMANGNELCGHGTCVQIKEDPGFKCICEQGWKTNGVTPACSVDVDECNESKPHCSKDPEVTCINLPGSFVCGGCPPGYSGNGFYCVDIDECQTNNGGCSTTPSVTCINTRGSYKCGSCPLGYIGDGKTCTMRGNRCTPGLCHPLARCKAFSEVVSCQCPPGYQGSGFGPTGCIRATLSPCDLNPCKNGGTCTPVGTNNYNCSCPPGTALPNCARLTSPCVPNPCLNGGTCTPFMDRYVCACSAGYTGVRCQGASRACGGILDSYSGTLRYPVDNGTYNHNARCAWLIKTNYTKILNVTFTRFDLENSVSSSECKFDWLQIHDGKTSAAHNIGRFCGNKLPRDGNLMSTHNFLYLWFRSDNSSAHGGFELHWDSIDPVCGGEIAVKSHGVIASPGSPGNYPPNRDCKWFLKAPAGKRLQFHFFTMKLEAHDSCQYDYVQITDGIQSSDEEQANATSPVLAMFCNTSHPEPLVTPSNEATIYFHSDEDNNDAGFQISYSVIEGVPGCGGVFTTSEGEISSPRRYEDNLYPHNLNCEYLIQLPKGSQITVQFSRFHLESSDSCKFDYLEMFDGRTVDDPTLGRFCGDRPPPTFATTSNNLLIKFRSDWSTSHGGFSLTYKTRCGGIFTEPGVEIASPGYPNNYEALKQCDYVIQAPPGQAILLDFTDFSIEGHSYPACEMDYVAIYDSFDPSNSTLLGRYCSSKIPPRTISSMNVLFVRFVSDISVSDRGFKANFSFVDVACGGVITSEDSTIRSPSISERGGYIPDADCRWVIVAPKTHAIQLTWNSFDLEKSTNCAYDFVEIYDNSTRNNSFVGRYCGVAKPPAITSGGNVVTIRFKSDSSQTKDGFSLSFTFVDVQRLCGGNYYTAFGVLKSPGSPEYTSNKICEWVITVPPGQQIQLNVRKFVMEKHSACRFDGLEIRNGGTASSPLIGKYCGTDDFNGLISFSNKLYLKFYSDSSRNYEGFEIEWDGTATGCGGVLTSARGSIISPHYPEPYGNNALCSWRISVSAGSAIHIVFTDLELESHGLCRYDYLEIFDGRDSAGTSMGKYCTSETDPIQLDTTSNHAFMRMKSDDTNQGRGFHLKYQILCQRNITGYSGVIESPNFPDKYPVKADCLWTITVPPGNKIDLEFSHFDIENGMLFDKNNSHVCNFDYVEITEQIGEQPVSNKYCNHMPTKITSKGPTLQIGFRTDGSGENGGFRLEWQINGCGGILTKPGGTFSSPNYPREYPPDTQCLWTISMPPGTAIELMVNSFNMESSSNCRFDGLTISNTEDFSQVVTQLCHTQKEPVKLVSAGHTLYVKFFSDHSYTYKGFEASYRVVPQKCGGPLTVHQGYLYSPNYPKNYPSNQSCEWIISTDPSHTLQFNIEDIGMIKSPNCTNDYLKVYDGPNRNAANLLMTICDSASNVTSVISSGNQMLVAFQSDATLEAKGFRANFSINCGSRINVTDSGMISLENTAKIKSENCTWILTANELTRHVTLQVLHMNIVEVDGNCLANLTVHEGDTFEGPIRYSGCGSKTPPVIVSNGNSLVVHITSEDFNMYNLMGVQLVASYSVLDNACGGELHSFAGQIASPNYPNSYPMNVECVWQLKAAPGNMIRLYVESINIFESDNCNEDYLEVRESSGSGKLIGDYCGDQPMTNITSANSLWIKFKTSDKGVAKGFLAEYSYDHFNELTGRSGSIASPTYPHFYARDEVHSWRIIVDVGSVISIKFIDVDIDSKFMDSCEGQLEIYDGFDDTAEPLIPEICGTSIPDSLTSTSNVVYLRLDHSDANGPSKFLLNWMQIGADSVTAATVLDDGFCGGHEVIVLGENSTIYNLTSPGYPDGYRTALNCSWIFQSSVSTLHPMLKLDYVDLEETDACLSDYLAISTSSDLLSWSSPEKICTFGYRVKSAFHGKPFLKVAFNTDYLNNRTGFTGFVSLRCGGVVTEPNGVIEVSSVVTTNQTMARFLDPVCMWNITVRPGRIIQFQFDAIKIGKTADGCVGSVTIKNGIDEYSPLLGAFCGNDIPQMVNTSSNRAFVKFFTGHVLSNSFRLSYREVGMDCGGNILLRKNNSTIITTPRYPEVPFPHSECIWTIMAPSGETLVYKFEQFNLKYSSLCQKEYVELRDGGTSNADVLVSTCGSEVVQSKLTTSNMLRVKYFTDFSDPGNGFKLRVSLSPCGGSFHAARGTITSKNYPVQGGYPSKTVCEYYIHGSMNTILNVTFQDLHLPGGANCSTLDNIKIYSIVPGENNTDIDQGTFCGTQLPPPIITENNLMKVVFTSFNAQTMYRGFKLAFSSTDNRCGSEINAASGDITSPGYPADGLRLKRFCEWRITVPEGRRIKVEFTDLDLSTLSASYLQRIGFYHGFDYASRIKFVMGGYDKQPIYSSGNTMMINFWSRIASGNRGFKLHFSSEEPTICVGNLEGDQGIIATPINQTSYTCEYKRTTAVNGTLAMYFRDMSAGTYRSACTMNTRGIFVRRSGSFGHNAFLKKYCGNATATDVIRSPFSDVSILARQGLFLGEVKFKLQYQVHKCGGMFGAEFKNLSSPNRLSNVVNPIDCAWYVNYPENSIISILFTTFALNQSCDDEYMMIYNGPNTMSPLLGRFCKDTGFETLTTQGSHLFVEYHSESYNSSGNFQLTLAQMSSGCGGTLHKNSYAFASALNNGKYLPNTECIWTMQADNGYHIGMYFVGRYSLEKSENCSKDHIEVFDRVNNEWVSLGRVCGKDTPKPFNSTGSMMRVIFRTDATVESDGFTVQWEQNCGGVYEVDRVGGKMTSPNYPLNYERMKTCNYTFVTKEKDSFIRVNFLDFSLENGPQTSICMYDNVTIYKQQEYFEPFQWEKVGTYCKEDSPGRLKYKNRIAVVFQTDRWLESRGFKFEYKLDVCGGSITESTEIESPEMTGATSAYGYNTVTCAWNITIPTGKKVVIRFEELDIEHSDGCYFDGLEVYKGLERSPEKKLATLCGNITAHAPMVSIKQATHGVIYYRSEPFSSGSHRFSAKVLYFDDCDRDITLDTKSRQYDLTVIGSDNKKIQDCQYSFKAPEGFGVQLTFNQFHVGSERNVTDCSDNFVEVRDGAGPFGELIGKYCGHSLPQAASTFSSALFARLVTDSALKGTGFGATVSLVESPCGAGYYNLSSGQLEYLKSPNYGSGNYPPNSKCMWMLEVPAGKTITVEFQDLQLQDYNDQEEKCPDRIEVFDANLKSFIYEGLGEDLVFRGKSTHAHKSSFYHGVRNPNAHHIYCGKNELPATYHSAASKIYVKFQSDEASQDKGFKLAVRQNQICAQNLTRLQGRIGNNYFTRTEHCTLTIQVPENYTIALYFGIFYMHTTDCTAEGIRIYDGLGKDKQMALLCNYVTPSPIFTESNALTIDIPASIAEYATTMLDATYLATDKGRGCGGEIFNYGGVFTSPLYPNNNRTRMDCLWTVTVPVNMHIAFKFEVFDMGSKTTCGTDYVKLMKVKGEAVSEERRHCGGDTPATFICESNIMQVVYKQTQNFGGTGWQAKFMAIEKGAQVNEY; from the exons ATGGAGAGACTTTTGAACTGGGGTGTGTTCATGGCCGTTTTCATTGTACAAGTGACATGTTACTATGAAAATCA GCCGAAACTAATCTCGAGCGATGGCCACCTGATAATCGAGTCGGCCGTTGATCGGAACATTACGATCTCGATGAAGGGCAACGGCTTCCTGAACGTGGGCGACCTCAATCTGTTGAAAATGCTGCAGAGCCTCTCGAACGTGTCGTCTTCGTCGATGGTTCCGACTTCTGGCGATTCAACGCCCATCGAGGGTTCGGCCGCCCAGCTGCAGTATCTGATGAACGCCGTAAAGGGGCCGTTTGGTCTGCTTAAGCGCGTTGCCGTGCTGGAAAATGG GACTGCTGATTCCAACGATGGCATTCGAGCACGTGGTCGTATCAATAATATCAATCGACGACTGACGGCTTTGGAGCGAAAGGTTACGAACTTGATGACCAAATTGCGTGAAAATAACTGCAAAACTAGTCCGTGCCAAAATGGTGGAACGTGCATTAGTCTGTTTGATTCGTTCATTTGTCAGTGTACGAAGAATTGGGAGGGACCAACGTGCGCCACGGATGTGAATGAATGTTCAGAATTTGCTGGAACCGATCTGGGGTGTCAGAATGGGGCCACGTGCAAGAATACTCCCGGAAGTTACAGCTGTCTTTGTGCCAGTGGTTGGCAGGGTATTCACTGTAATAGTCCAACGAAGGATTGTATGGCCAATGGAAATGAGCTGTGCGGGCATGGAACGTGCGTTCAGATAAAGGAAGATCCCGGCTTCAAGTGTATCTGTGAGCAGGGTTGGAAAACTAACGGAGTCACTCCGGCTTGCTCGGTGGATGTTGACGAGTGCAATGAATCTAAGCCACACTGTTCTAAGGATCCGGAAGTGACGTGTATCAACCTACCGGGGTCATTTGTCTGTGGAGGTTGTCCACCGGGGTATAGCGGGAATGGCTTTTACTGCGTAGATATTGATGAATGTCAGACTAATAATGGCGGTTGCAGTACTACTCCTTCAGTGACCTGTATCAATACCAGA GGATCGTACAAATGTGGCAGCTGTCCTCTGGGTTACATTGGTGATGGGAAAACGTGCACGATGAGGGGTAACCGATGTACTCCTGGACTATGCCATCCGTTAGCTCGTTGTAAGGCATTCTCCGAGGTCGTGTCCTGTCAGTGTCCCCCGGGCTATCAAGGTTCAGGATTTGGTCCTACCGGTTGCATCAGGGCGACCTTGAGTCCGTGCGACTTGAACCCTTGCAAG AACGGCGGAACATGTACACCGGTGGGCACCAACAACTACAACTGCAGCTGCCCACCTGGAACTGCACTACCGAACTGTGCACGGCTCACCTCACCATGTGTGCCGAATCCCTGCTTGAACGGTGGCACGTGTACTCCGTTCATGGACCGCTACGTTTGCGCTTGTTCTGCAGGTTACACAGGAGTTCGCTGCCAGGGGGCATCGCGAGCTTGCGGCGGCATATTGGACTCGTATTCGGGTACATTAAGATATCCGGTGGATAACGGAACTTACAATCACAACGCGCGATGTGCGTGGCTCATCAAAACCAattatactaaaattttgaacgtCACGTTCACTCGATTCGACCTAGAGAACTCAGTGTCCTCAAGCGAATGCAAGTTTGATTGGTTACAGATTCATGATGGCAAAACGTCCGCAGCGCACAACATTGGCCGGTTTTGTGGAAATAAACTTCCAAGAGATGGTAATCTCATGTCTACGCATAACTTTTTGTACCTGTGGTTCCGATCGGATAACAGCTCTGCCCATGGAGGGTTTGAGCTACACTGGGACAGTATCGATCCCGTTTGTGGCGGTGAAATAGCGGTGAAGAGTCACGGAGTTATTGCCTCTCCTGGATCACCTGGTAATTATCCTCCAAATCGGGACTGCAAGTGGTTCCTCAAAGCTCCAGCTGGGAAGAGGCTGCAGTTTCACTTTTTCACAATGAAGTTGGAGGCACACGATTCGTGTCAATATGATTATGTGCAAATAACCGACGGCATCCAATCTAGCGATGAAGAGCAAGCTAACGCAACGTCCCCAGTGCTGGCAATGTTCTGCAATACATCTCACCCAGAGCCGCTGGTGACGCCAAGTAATGAAGCGACGATCTATTTCCACTCTGACGAGGATAACAACGATGCCGGCTTCCAGATAAGCTACTCTGTGATTGAAGGAGTTCCGGGATGCGGAGGAGTTTTCACCACTTCGGAAGGTGAAATCAGCTCTCCAAGACGCTACGAGGACAATCTCTACCCTCACAACTTGAACTGCGAGTACTTGATTCAGTTGCCAAAAGGAAGCCAGATTACCGTACAATTCAGTCGATTCCACCTCGAGTCGAGTGATTCATGCAAGTTCGATTACTTGGAAATGTTCGATGGACGAACGGTTGATGATCCAACTCTAGGGAGATTTTGTGGTGATAGACCACCTCCAACCTTCGCAACAACATCGAACAATCTGCTGATAAAGTTCCGCAGCGATTGGTCAACATCTCACGGAGGATTCTCACTGACTTACAAGACCCGTTGTGGCGGAATTTTCACTGAACCGGGCGTTGAAATCGCCAGCCCGGGTTATCCGAACAACTACGAAGCGTTGAAGCAATGCGACTATGTAATACAAGCTCCACCCGGCCAAGCCATTCTGCTTGATTTCACGGACTTTTCAATAGAAGGACACAGCTATCCGGCTTGTGAAATGGACTACGTTGCTATCTACGACAGCTTCGATCCCTCAAATAGTACACTTCTTGGTCGGTATTGCTCGTCGAAAATCCCCCCGCGGACCATATCTTCGATGAATGTACTGTTCGTGCGGTTCGTGTCGGATATTTCCGTGTCCGATAGAGGATTCAAGGCAAACTTTTCCTTCGTGGACGTTGCTTGCGGTGGAGTTATCACCTCCGAGGACAGTACCATTCGATCACCTTCGATATCGGAACGCGGTGGCTATATCCCAGATGCGGACTGCCGGTGGGTCATTGTGGCGCCCAAGACGCATGCCATCCAGCTGACGTGGAACAGCTTCGATCTGGAGAAAAGTACTAACTGTGCGTACGACTTTGTTGAGATTTACGATAATTCAACCAGAAACAATAGTTTTGTTGGTCGGTACTGCGGAGTTGCGAAACCTCCGGCCATCACTAGCGGTGGGAACGTGGTCACGATCCGATTCAAGTCGGACAGCTCGCAGACGAAGGACGGATTCAGCTTGTCGTTTACGTTCGTCGATGTTCAGAGGC TTTGCGGTGGTAACTACTATACCGCCTTCGGGGTGCTGAAGTCTCCGGGAAGTCCAGAGTACACGTCGAACAAAATTTGCGAATGGGTCATTACGGTACCCCCGGGTCAGCAGATTCAACTCAACGTGCGGAAATTCGTCATGGAGAAGCATAGTGCGTGCAGGtttgatggtttggaaattcgCAATGGTGGAACAGCTTCTTCACCGTTGATTGGAAAGTACTGCGGCACGGATGACTTCAACGGGCTGATTTCGTTCAGCAATAAGCTGTACCTAAAGTTTTATTCGGATTCGTCTCGGAATTACGAAGGATTCGAGATTGAGTGGGATGGAACAGCAACTGGATGTGGTGGTGTGCTGACCTCGGCTCGAGGCTCTATCATATCACCACACTATCCGGAACCGTATGGAAATAATGCCCTCTGCTCGTGGAGAATCAGTGTTAGTGCAGGGTCTGCAATTCATATCGTGTTTACTGATTTGGAACTTGAAAGTCATGGACTCTGCCGGTACGATTACTTGGAGATCTTCGATGGACGGGATTCTGCTGGAACAAGTATGGGAAAGTACTGCACAAGTGAAACGGATCCCATTCAGTTGGATACCACGTCCAACCATGCATTTATGCGAATGAAAAGCGATGACACCAATCAGGGTAGAGGTTTTCATCTCAAGTATCAAATCTTATGCCAGCGGAACATAACCGGTTATAGTGGTGTGATTGAGTCACCGAATTTCCCCGACAAATACCCCGTCAAAGCGGACTGTTTGTGGACAATAACGGTTCCACCTGGTAATAAAATAGACTTGGAGTTTTCTCACTTTGACATTGAGAATGGAATGCTGTTCGATAAAAACAATTCACatgtttgtaattttgattATGTGGAAATTACTGAGCAAATTGGCGAACAACCTGTTTCGAACAAGTACTGCAACCATATGCCAACCAAGATAACATCGAAGGGTCCAACATTGCAAATTGGTTTTCGCACTGATGGCAGCGGAGAAAATGGTGGATTTAGATTGGAGTGGCAGATCAACGGCTGTGGAGGAATCCTTACCAAACCGGGTGGAACATTTTCGTCACCCAACTATCCACGCGAGTATCCACCGGACACCCAGTGCCTTTGGACGATATCGATGCCTCCAGGAACTGCCATCGAGTTGATGGTGAACAGCTTCAACATGGAATCTTCGAGTAATTGCCGCTTCGATGGACTCACCATATCTAACACGGAAGACTTTAGCCAGGTGGTAACCCAGCTTTGCCATACCCAGAAGGAACCGGTTAAGCTGGTTAGTGCTGGCCACACGTTGTATGTGAAGTTTTTCAGCGATCATTCGTATACTTACAAAGGATTCGAGGCAAGCTACAGAGTTGTTCCTCAAA AATGTGGAGGTCCGCTAACGGTGCATCAGGGCTATTTGTACTCTCCAAACTATCCCAAGAACTACCCCAGTAACCAATCTTGTGAGTGGATCATATCGACGGATCCTTCTCACACTCTGCAGTTTAATATTGAGGATATTGGCATGATCAAAAGTCCCAACTGTACGAACGACTATTTGAAGGTGTACGATGGACCTAACCGCAACGCGGCCAATCTGTTGATGACCATTTGCGACAGTGCTTCGAACGTTACCTCGGTCATCTCCTCGGGTAATCAGATGCTCGTGGCATTCCAGTCGGACGCCACACTAGAAGCAAAGGGATTCCGAGCCAACTTCTCGATC AATTGTGGTTCCCGAATCAATGTAACGGACTCCGGAATGATTTCTCTGGAGAATACTGCAAAGATCAAGTCGGAAAACTGCACCTGGATCTTGACGGCGAATGAGTTGACACGACACGTTACCCTGCAGGTGTTGCACATGAACATCGTTGAGGTGGATGGCAATTGTCTGGCAAATTTGACCGTCCACGAAGGTGACACTTTCGAAGGCCCGATACGGTACAGTGGGTGCGGAAGCAAGACTCCACCGGTGATCGTGAGCAATGGAAATTCGCTGGTGGTGCACATCACTTCGGAGGACTTTAACATGTACAACTTGATGGGAGTTCAACTGGTGGCGTCGTACAGCGTACTGGACAATG CGTGCGGTGGAGAACTTCACTCCTTCGCCGGTCAGATAGCATCTCCAAACTATCCCAATTCGTACCCCATGAACGTTGAGTGCGTTTGGCAACTGAAGGCTGCACCGGGAAATATGATCCGGTTGTACGTAGAGTCAATTAACATTTTCGAGTCCGACAATTGCAACGAAGATTATCTGGAGGTACGAGAGTCTTCTGGCAGTGGCAAATTGATCGGGGATTATTGCGGAGACCAACCGATGACGAATATCACCTCGGCGAACAGTTTGtggatcaaattcaaaacaagcgATAAAGGTGTGGCGAAGGGATTCTTGGCAGAATATTCTTATG ATCACTTTAACGAACTTACTGGAAGGAGTGGGTCCATTGCATCGCCCACCTATCCTCATTTTTATGCACGCGATGAGGTGCATTCTTGGAGAATAATTGTAGATGTTGGATCGgtgatttcaattaaatttatcgaCGTTGATATCGACTCAAAGTTTATGGACTCTTGTGAGGGACAACTGGAG ATTTACGACGGCTTCGATGACACTGCCGAGCCACTAATACCCGAGATTTGTGGAACATCGATTCCGGACTCTCTGACGTCTACATCTAATGTAGTTTACTTGCGGTTGGACCATTCGGATGCTAACGGGCCATCGAAGTTTTTGTTGAACTGGATGCAAATCGGAGCGGACTCCGTAACGGCTGCAACCGTCTTAGACGATGGTTTCTGTGGAGGTCATGAAGTGATTGTCCTAGGTGAAAACTCAACCATTTATAATTTGACATCCCCGGGATATCCCGATGGCTATCGAACGGCTTTAAACTGTAGCTGGATTTTCCAATCGTCCGTATCAACCTTGCATCCAATGCTCAAGCTGGATTACGTAGATCTGGAAGAGACTGACGCATGTCTATCGGATTATCTGGCAATTTCAACATCCTCGGATTTGCTTTCTTGGTCTTCTCCGGAGAAAATATGTACCTTTGGCTATCGAGTCAAGTCAGCATTCCATGGTAAACCGTTCCTAAAAGTTGCATTCAACACAGATTACTTGAACAACAGAACCGGATTCACTGGATTCGTGTCCTTGCGATGCGGTGGTGTCGTAACGGAGCCAAATGGCGTTATCGAAGTGTCTTCAGTGGTTACCACGAACCAGACAATGGCCCGATTCTTGGACCCAGTGTGCATGTGGAACATTACCGTACGCCCGGGACGAATAATCCAGTTCCAGTTTGATGCgatcaaaattggcaaaacagCGGATGGTTGTGTCGGATCTGTAACGATAAAAAATGGAATAGACGAATATTCGCCCCTTTTGGGAGCATTCTGTGGCAACGACATACCGCAGATGGTGAACACTTCGAGTAACCGAGCGTTTGTAAAGTTTTTCACGGGACATGTCCTTTCCAACTCTTTCCGGCTTTCGTATCGTGAGGTCGGTATGGATTGCGGTGGAAACATTTTGCTCAGAAAGAACAATTCAACGATTATTACGACACCACGCTATCCGGAGGTTCCCTTCCCACACAGTGAATGCATTTGGACGATCATGGCACCGAGTGGAGAAACGTTGGTGTACAAATTTGAACAGTTTAACTTGAAGTATTCATCGTTATGCCAAAAGGAATACGTGGAACTAAGAGACGGAGGAACATCAAATGCAGATGTATTGGTTTCCACTTGTGGTTCAGAGGTCGTTCAATCGAAGCTAACAACATCGAACATGTTACGTGTGAAATATTTCACAGACTTTTCGGATCCTGGAAATGGATTCAAGCTGCGCGTGTCTTTATCGCCATGTGGAGGCTCATTCCATGCTGCGAGAGGAACCATAACATCTAAAAATTATCCAGTCCAAGGAGGATACCCTTCGAAAACGGTTTGTGAATATTACATTCACGGCAGCATGAACACAATCCTAAATGTAACATTCCAAGATCTCCATTTGCCTGGTGGCGCAAACTGTTCGACGTTagataatattaaaatatactCGATAGTTCCCGGGGAGAACAATACCGACATCGATCAGGGAACCTTCTGTGGAACTCAGCTGCCACCGCCGATCATCACCGAAAACAACCTGATGAAAGTTGTATTCACCTCGTTCAATGCTCAAACAATGTATCGCGGATTTAAGCTCGCCTTCAGCTCTACCGATAACCGATGTGGAAGCGAAATCAACGCTGCTTCCGGTGACATAACCAGTCCCGGGTATCCGGCGGATGGTTTAAGGCTGAAGAGATTCTGTGAGTGGAGAATTACCGTTCCCGAGGGTCGCCGGATTAAGGTCGAGTTTACAGATTTGGATCTATCCACGTTGAGTGCGAGTTACCTGCAGCGAATTGGTTTCTATCATGGATTTGATTACGCCTCCCGTATCAAGTTTGTGATGGGAGGTTACGACAAACAACCAATCTACTCTAGCGGCAACACGATGATGATCAACTTCTGGTCTCGGATAGCGTCGGGAAATCGAGGATTTAAGCTGCACTTTAGCAGTGAAGAGCCTACGATCTGTGttggaaatttggaaggtgACCAAGGGATTATTGCCACCCCGATCAACCAAACAAGCTACACCTGTGAGTACAAGCGGACGACCGCAGTGAACGGTACTTTGGCGATGTATTTCAGAGACATGAGTGCTGGAACGTACCGTAGTGCGTGTACTATGAACACGCGTGGAATATTCGTCCGACGATCTGGATCGTTCGGTCACAATGCATTCCTGAAAAAGTATTGCGGAAATGCTACGGCAACGGATGTGATTCGGTCGCCATTTTCCGATGTATCCATCTTGGCTAGGCAAGGATTGTTTTTGGGCGAGGTGAAGTTCAAGCTGCAATATCAAGTACACAAGTGTGGTGGTATGTTTGGAGCtgagttcaaaaatttaagtagTCCAAATAGGTTAAGTAACGTTGTAAACCCGATTGATTGTGCGTGGTATGTAAACTATCCGGAAAACAGTATCATCAGTATTCTATTTACCACCTTTGCACTCAACCAATCATGTGACGACGAATACATGATGATCTACAACGGACCAAACACGATGAGCCCGCTGTTGGGTCGGTTCTGCAAGGACACCGGTTTTGAAACGCTCACTACCCAAGGATCGCATTTGTTTGTAGAGTACCACTCGGAGAGTTACAACTCCAGTGGTAATTTCCAATTGACGTTAGCTCAGATGTCCTCCGGTTGTGGTGGCACACTGCACAAGAATTCTTATGCGTTTGCATCGGCGCTTAATAACGGGAAGTACCTGCCGAACACGGAGTGCATCTGGACGATGCAAGCCGACAATGGATACCACATTGGGATGTACTTTGTCGGAAGATATAGTCTGGAGAAGAGTGAAAACTGCTCCAAGGATCATATTGAGGTGTTTGATCGAGTCAACAACGAGTGGGTGAGTTTGGGTCGCGTTTGCGGAAAGGATACTCCAAAACCGTTCAACTCAACCGGATCTATGATGAGGGTGATTTTCCGAACGGATGCAACCGTTGAAAGCGATGGATTCACTGTGCAGTGGGAGCAGAACTGCGGTGGAGTGTATGAGGTTGACCGAGTGGGAGGAAAAATGACCAGTCCGAACTATCCACTGAACTACGAGAGGATGAAAACATGCAATTACACGTTTGTAACTAAGGAGAAGGATTCATTCATAAGGGTAAACTTTTTGGACTTCTCGCTGGAAAATGGTCCCCAAACTTCGATCTGCATGTACGACAATGTAACGATTTATAAACAGCAGGAGTACTTTGAGCCTTTCCAGTGGGAAAAGGTGGGAACTTATTGCAAGGAGGACTCTCCGGGTCGGTTAAAGTATAAGAATCGAATTGCGGTGGTGTTCCAAACTGATCGCTGGCTGGAGTCACGTGGATTCAAGTTTGAGTACAAGCTGGACGTTTGCGGAGGGTCAATTACTGAATCTACTGAAATAGAGAGTCCTGAAATGACAGGTGCTACTTCTGCTTATGGTTACAACACCGTTACATGTGCGTGGAACATCACGATACCGACCGGAAAGAAGGTGGTGATAAGGTTCGAAGAACTTGATATTGAACATTCGGATGGCTGCTATTTCGATGGTTTAGAGGTGTACAAAGGATTGGAACGATCGCCGGAAAAGAAATTAGCAACACTCTGTGGAAACATTACTGCCCACGCTCCGATGGTTAGTATTAAACAAGCTACCCATGGAGTCATTTACTACCGGTCTGAACCGTTTTCTTCCGGTAGTCATCGATTCTCAGCTAAAGTGCTTTACTTTGATGATTGTGATCGGGACATTACGTTGGACACAAAATCTCGACAGTACGACTTGACCGTGATAGGCAGCGACAACAAGAAGATCCAGGACTGCCAGTACTCGTTCAAGGCACCGGAGGGCTTCGGCGTACAGCTCACCTTCAACCAGTTCCACGTGGGATCGGAGCGGAACGTAACCGATTGTTCCGACAACTTTGTGGAAGTGCGCGACGGAGCGGGACCGTTTGGCGAGTTGATCGGAAAATACTGCGGACACAGCTTGCCACAGGCAGCGAGCACGTTCAGTTCAGCACTGTTTGCCCGGCTGGTTACGGATTCTGCCCTGAAGGGAACCGGATTTGGCGCTACGGTTTCGCTGGTGGAATCTCCTTGCGGGGCTGGGTACTACAACTTGTCCAGTGGGCAGCTGGAATACCTAAAGAGTCCCAACTATGGCAGTGGAAATTATCCACCGAACAGCAAGTGCATGTGGATGTTGGAGGTCCCGGCTGGGAAGACCATCACGGTAGAGTTCCAGGACTTGCAGCTGCAGGACTACAACGACCAGGAGGAGAAGTGCCCCGATCGGATCGAGGTGTTTGATGCTAAT ctgaaGTCATTCATATATGAAGGCCTTGGAGAGGATTTGGTGTTCCGAGGAAAGTCAACTCATGCGCATAAATCTTCGTTTTATCAT GGAGTAAGAAATCCCAATGCCCACCACATCTACTGCGGCAAGAACGAGCTGCCGGCGACATATCACTCAGCGGCCAGCAAGATTTACGTCAAGTTTCAGAGTGATGAAGCGAGCCAGGACAAGGGATTCAAGCTGGCAGTGCGACAGAACCAGATCTGTGCTCAGAACCTTACCCGGTTGCAGGGTCGCATTGGCAACAACTATTTCACCCGAACCGAGCATTGCACGCTGACGATCCAAGTGCCGGAGAATTACACGATTGCGCTgtactttggaatattctatATGCACACGACCGACTGTACGGCGGAAGGAATCCGGATATACGACGGACTGGGGAAGGACAAGCAGATGGCGTTGTTGTGCAATTACGTTACGCCAAGTCCCATTTTTACGGAAAGTAACGCGTTGACGATAGATATTCCGGCGTCTATTGCAGAGTACGCAACGACTATGCTGGATGCAACTTATTTGGCTACGGACAAGGGTCGTGGATGTGGGGGGGAGATCTTCAACTATGGTGGAGTGTTCACTAGTCCGCTGTACCCGAACAACAATCGAACTAGGATGGATTGTTTGTGGACGGTGACGGTTCCGGTGAACATGCACATTGCCTTCAAGTTTGAGGTGTTTGACATGGGGAGCAAGACCACGTGCGGCACGGATTATGTCAAGTTGATGAAGGTTAAGGGCGAGGCTGTTAGCGAGGAACGAAGACACTGCGGAGGTGATACGCCAGCGACATTCATCTGCGAAAGTAACATTATGCAAGTTGTGTACAAGCAAACGCAAAACTTTGGAGGAACCGGTTGGCAGGCCAAATTCATGGCAATTGAAAAGGGAGCGCAGGTCAATGAGTATTAA